From one Equus caballus isolate H_3958 breed thoroughbred chromosome 29, TB-T2T, whole genome shotgun sequence genomic stretch:
- the LOC138921355 gene encoding olfactory receptor 1571-like produces MEPGNNTQISGFLLLGFSEKPQWQLVIFGLFLTMYLITVCGNLLIILTVSSDSLLHTPMYFFLCNLSFVDICFTSTTIPKMLWNIQTQSKVITYEGCITQIYFLIHFGVLDIFLLTVMAYDRFVAICHPLHYTVIMNHRLCGLMILRSWIVCILNSLLQSLTALRLSFCTNLEIPHFFCELNQMVQLACSDTFLNNVVMYFAAVLLGGGPFAGILYSYSKIVSCIRGISSAQGKYKAFSTCVSHLSAVSLFYCTVLGVYLSSAATHSSHSSAIASVMYTLVTPMLNPFLYSLRNKDIKKALKSFFVKEITILSQH; encoded by the coding sequence ATGGAACCAGGCAATAATACACAAatttcaggatttcttcttctgggattttcagaGAAACCACAATGGCAGCTCGTCATATTTGGGCTTTTCCTCACTATGTACCTGATTACTGTGTGTGGAAATCTGCTCATCATCTTGACTGTCAGTTCGGACTCCCTCcttcacacacccatgtacttcttcctctgcaACCTGTCCTTCGTAGATATCTGTTTTACCTCCACCACCATCCCGAAGATGCTGTGGAACATCCAGACACAAAGCAAAGTCATAACCTATGAGGGCTGCATCacacagatttattttctcatacaCTTTGGAGTGTTGGACATCTTTCTCCTAAcagtgatggcctatgaccggtttgtggccatctgccacccccTGCACTACACAGTCATCATGAACCACCGGCTCTGTGGACTGATGATTCTGAGATCCTGGATTGTGTGTATCCTGAATTCCTTATTACAAAGCTTAACGGCATTGAGGCTTTCCTTCTGTACCAATTTGGAAATCCCCCACTTTTTTTGTGAACTTAATCAGATGGTCcaacttgcctgttctgacacCTTTCTTAACAATGTGGTGATGTATTTTGCAGCCGTCCTGCTGGGTGGGGGTCCTTTTGCTGGTATCCTTTACTCTTACTCCAAGATAGTTTCCTGCATACGTGGAATCTCATCAGCTCAGGGGAAGTacaaagcattttccacctgtgtGTCTCACCTCTCTGCtgtctccttattttattgtacAGTCTTAGGAGtgtacctcagctctgctgccacccacagctcacactcaagtgcaatagcctcagtgatgtacactcTGGTCAcacccatgctgaaccccttcctctacagcctgaggaacaaagacataaagaagGCTCTGAAATCATTCTTTGTGAAGGAAATTACAATATTGTCCCAGCACTGA